A single genomic interval of Trinickia acidisoli harbors:
- the epsC gene encoding serine O-acetyltransferase EpsC, with the protein MPNPPSHHWGLDRIVAELRASREDLHRTRHPQGIRELPSRAAIVGVVEALRAVMFPTHYGAPDLTDESVDYYVGHTLESALRVLYEQVRRALRFLPEHAETLEPELEARAFEITRAFGAALPGIRAILASDIRAAHAGDPAAQHVTEILLCYPGVLAIMHHRLAHALHLLGVPLLARFINEIAHSATGIDIHPGAQIGPSFFIDHGTGVVIGETAIIGERVRLYQAVTLGAKSFPADADGTLVKGHARHPIVEDDVVIYAGATILGRVTIGRGAVIGGNVWLTHSVAPGASVSQGSVREGGRGDENPDARGRTRR; encoded by the coding sequence ATGCCGAACCCGCCTTCCCACCATTGGGGCCTCGATCGAATCGTGGCCGAGTTGCGCGCGTCGCGCGAGGATCTGCATCGAACGCGCCATCCGCAAGGCATTCGAGAGCTGCCGTCGCGCGCGGCGATCGTCGGCGTCGTCGAGGCCCTGCGTGCCGTGATGTTTCCGACTCACTATGGCGCACCGGATTTGACCGACGAAAGCGTCGATTACTACGTCGGCCACACGCTCGAAAGCGCATTGCGGGTGTTGTACGAGCAAGTGCGCCGCGCATTGCGCTTTCTGCCGGAGCACGCCGAGACGCTCGAGCCTGAACTCGAAGCGCGCGCGTTCGAGATTACGCGCGCGTTCGGGGCAGCGTTGCCCGGTATCCGCGCGATTCTTGCAAGCGACATCCGGGCCGCGCATGCCGGCGATCCGGCCGCACAGCACGTCACCGAAATCTTGCTGTGCTATCCCGGCGTGCTCGCGATCATGCATCACCGGCTCGCCCACGCGCTGCATCTTCTAGGCGTGCCGCTGCTCGCGCGGTTCATCAACGAGATCGCGCATTCGGCCACGGGGATCGACATTCACCCCGGCGCACAGATCGGCCCGAGCTTTTTCATCGACCACGGCACCGGCGTCGTCATCGGTGAGACGGCGATCATCGGTGAGCGCGTGCGGCTTTATCAGGCGGTGACGCTCGGTGCCAAGAGCTTTCCGGCCGATGCCGACGGTACGCTCGTCAAGGGGCACGCACGGCATCCGATCGTCGAAGACGACGTCGTCATCTATGCCGGCGCGACGATTCTCGGGCGCGTGACGATCGGACGCGGCGCCGTCATCGGCGGCAACGTGTGGCTCACGCACAGCGTGGCGCCCGGCGCGAGCGTGTCGCAAGGTAGCGTGCGCGAAGGCGGACGCGGCGACGAAAACCCAGACGCGCGGGGGCGCACGCGCCGATGA
- a CDS encoding MFS transporter: MVMLISLGGVFEFYDLFFTGYVAPGMVQSGLFKPESLGFFAALAPIAVAGFGTFVFATFAGLWLGTLIFGFVADRFGRRFIFTWSLIWYVVCTAIMAFQHSGLAINLWRIVAGIGIGVELVTIDSYISELIPSGERGRAYAINQFITFCVVPLVAFLAYILKDTHPFGLEYWRVVILIGTLGAVFVWIIRRNVPESPRWLARQGRVDEAERIVADIERRVEAEKGIKLPPPQPIGNEVEGRGSFSEIFGPLYLKRTILLSIFNMAQAIGFYGFAAWVPTLLISRGVHITTSLQYAFIIAIANPFGPLLGTLFADKIERKTQICGGLLIMGIVIALFSQASAPALLIVLGVLFTLASNVMSYAYHGYQAELFPTRVRARAVGFVYSWSRLAVAFAGLAIGVLLHKYGVPGVAVFVAAAMVIGICMILLGPSTKGRALEAISH, from the coding sequence ATGGTGATGCTGATTTCGCTCGGCGGCGTGTTCGAGTTCTATGACCTGTTCTTCACCGGCTACGTCGCGCCGGGCATGGTGCAGTCGGGGTTGTTCAAGCCCGAATCGCTCGGCTTTTTCGCGGCGCTCGCGCCGATTGCCGTCGCGGGCTTCGGCACCTTCGTCTTTGCGACGTTCGCCGGGCTCTGGCTCGGCACGCTCATCTTCGGCTTCGTCGCCGATCGATTCGGACGCCGTTTCATCTTCACGTGGTCGCTGATCTGGTACGTCGTTTGCACCGCGATCATGGCGTTCCAGCATTCGGGCCTCGCGATCAATCTGTGGCGCATCGTCGCCGGCATCGGTATCGGCGTCGAGCTCGTCACGATCGACTCGTACATCTCCGAGCTGATCCCGAGCGGCGAACGCGGCCGGGCCTACGCGATCAACCAGTTCATCACGTTCTGCGTCGTGCCGCTCGTCGCGTTTCTCGCCTACATCCTCAAAGATACGCACCCGTTCGGGCTCGAGTATTGGCGTGTCGTCATTCTGATCGGCACGCTGGGCGCCGTGTTCGTGTGGATCATTCGCCGCAACGTGCCGGAAAGCCCGCGCTGGCTCGCACGGCAAGGGCGCGTCGACGAGGCCGAGCGCATCGTCGCCGACATCGAACGCCGTGTCGAAGCCGAGAAGGGTATCAAGCTGCCGCCGCCGCAGCCGATCGGTAACGAAGTCGAAGGACGCGGCTCGTTCAGCGAAATTTTCGGCCCGCTCTATCTGAAGCGGACGATCTTGCTCTCGATCTTCAACATGGCTCAGGCGATCGGCTTTTACGGTTTCGCCGCGTGGGTGCCGACGCTGCTCATCAGCCGCGGCGTTCACATCACGACGAGCTTGCAATACGCCTTCATCATCGCGATCGCGAACCCGTTCGGCCCGCTGCTCGGTACCCTCTTCGCCGACAAGATCGAGCGCAAGACGCAGATCTGCGGCGGCCTGTTGATCATGGGCATCGTGATCGCGCTGTTTTCGCAGGCGTCCGCACCGGCGCTGCTGATCGTGCTCGGCGTGCTCTTCACGCTCGCCTCGAACGTCATGTCGTATGCCTATCACGGCTATCAGGCGGAACTGTTCCCGACGCGCGTGCGCGCGCGCGCCGTGGGCTTCGTCTATTCGTGGAGCCGGCTCGCCGTCGCCTTCGCAGGGCTCGCAATCGGCGTTTTGCTCCACAAGTACGGCGTGCCGGGAGTCGCGGTGTTCGTCGCCGCGGCGATGGTCATCGGCATCTGCATGATCTTGCTCGGACCGTCCACGAAGGGACGCGCGCTCGAGGCGATCAGCCACTGA
- a CDS encoding AraC family transcriptional regulator, producing the protein MNRGRVVMHRCAVAGVQATAADTARSFGRHSHDTFGVGVVRRGAQRSASGRGPVQARAGDVITVNPGEVHDGSPFDERGRAWRMLYLEPALVYDVACELGAPAPTSVELEQPVLHDHALAACFERAFAAVIGAVDAADALTREALLYGLMMQLVGGHTTVRLRAPVRAALDGASTSIRRAKARIDDDPHEPVTLAGLAAEAGLSRFQLLRGFARETGLPPHAYLIQRRIALARRLIAQGRPLADAAADAGFADQSHMTRAFVRAFGVTPAHYAGAVR; encoded by the coding sequence ATGAATCGCGGGCGCGTCGTCATGCATCGTTGTGCCGTTGCCGGCGTGCAGGCCACGGCGGCCGACACGGCGCGATCGTTCGGCCGCCACTCGCACGATACGTTCGGCGTCGGGGTCGTCCGGCGCGGCGCGCAACGTTCGGCGAGCGGCCGCGGTCCCGTCCAAGCGCGAGCCGGCGACGTCATCACCGTCAATCCCGGCGAGGTGCATGACGGCAGCCCGTTCGACGAGCGCGGCCGGGCCTGGCGCATGCTCTACCTCGAGCCCGCGCTCGTCTATGACGTTGCGTGCGAACTCGGTGCGCCAGCGCCGACATCGGTTGAGCTCGAGCAGCCGGTGTTGCATGACCACGCTTTGGCCGCGTGCTTCGAACGTGCATTCGCCGCGGTGATAGGCGCTGTCGACGCAGCCGACGCATTGACGCGCGAGGCGTTGCTGTATGGCCTGATGATGCAATTGGTGGGCGGGCATACGACCGTGCGGCTGCGCGCCCCGGTGCGAGCGGCGCTCGACGGTGCGAGCACTTCGATTCGGCGCGCGAAAGCACGGATCGACGACGATCCGCATGAACCCGTTACGCTGGCCGGCCTGGCGGCCGAGGCCGGGCTGAGCCGATTTCAGCTTTTGCGCGGCTTCGCGCGCGAGACGGGGCTGCCGCCTCACGCCTATTTGATTCAACGCCGCATTGCACTCGCCCGCCGCTTGATCGCGCAAGGCAGGCCGCTTGCCGATGCCGCAGCCGATGCCGGCTTCGCCGATCAAAGCCATATGACACGCGCGTTCGTGCGCGCCTTTGGTGTAACGCCGGCGCATTACGCCGGCGCCGTCCGCTAG
- a CDS encoding DMT family transporter — MNSRLTGYLFCTLAMIGVGSTVVASKLIAHGLPPFAATALRFAIAFPLFVLAMQLTGEAWPRVSRREALLLLLQSAAGSMGYTVLLLSGMRLTSATDAGVIAGSLPAVAALVAVVALRERPGMLTIGAVALATLGVAVCTLHTAGASEPAGVSAPASASASMLLGNVFVLLAVLCEALFILLNKRLRTPVSPLQMSTLMSGIGLALSFIPALLERPWTMAYDPTAIEGVVYYALVPTVGGFMLWFAGAARIAGAQASALTAFVPISAAIFAAAVLHETIGVAQWGAMACVLGAVLLIACEGARRRDANASSVTVHRLRID, encoded by the coding sequence ATGAATTCGCGTTTGACCGGCTATCTCTTTTGCACGCTGGCGATGATCGGCGTGGGCAGCACCGTGGTGGCGAGCAAGCTGATTGCGCATGGGCTGCCGCCTTTCGCTGCAACGGCGCTGCGGTTTGCGATTGCCTTCCCTCTGTTCGTGCTGGCGATGCAACTGACAGGCGAAGCTTGGCCGCGCGTCAGCCGACGCGAGGCGCTGCTGCTTCTCTTGCAATCCGCTGCCGGCAGCATGGGTTATACGGTGCTGTTGTTGAGCGGCATGCGGCTGACGTCGGCAACCGATGCCGGCGTGATCGCGGGCAGCTTGCCGGCCGTGGCGGCGCTGGTCGCCGTTGTTGCCTTGCGCGAACGGCCGGGGATGCTCACGATCGGCGCCGTCGCGCTGGCGACGTTGGGCGTAGCCGTATGTACGCTGCACACGGCCGGCGCAAGCGAGCCGGCTGGCGTTTCCGCCCCCGCCTCTGCCTCTGCATCGATGCTGCTCGGCAATGTCTTCGTTCTCTTGGCCGTCCTTTGCGAAGCGCTGTTCATCTTGCTCAACAAGCGTTTGCGGACACCCGTTTCGCCGTTGCAGATGTCGACGCTGATGTCGGGTATCGGCCTTGCCCTGTCGTTCATCCCCGCGCTCCTCGAACGGCCCTGGACAATGGCGTACGATCCGACGGCCATCGAAGGCGTCGTGTACTACGCGCTCGTGCCGACCGTCGGCGGATTCATGCTTTGGTTCGCGGGTGCCGCGCGTATCGCCGGTGCGCAGGCCAGCGCGTTGACGGCGTTCGTGCCGATTTCGGCGGCCATATTCGCCGCGGCCGTGCTGCACGAGACGATCGGTGTGGCGCAATGGGGGGCGATGGCGTGCGTGCTCGGCGCCGTGTTGCTCATCGCGTGCGAGGGGGCAAGGAGGCGCGACGCCAACGCCTCGTCGGTCACGGTACATCGTTTGCGTATCGATTAG
- a CDS encoding aldehyde dehydrogenase (NADP(+)) yields MQITGDMLIGGGSVRGSAGTLRAFDPAKNAEIEPAFGAGDAGDVDRACKLAQAAFDPFRQAPLETRARLLEAIGERIMALGDALIERAQAESALPKARLEGERARTIGQLKLFAQLVRDGRWLGATLDSAMPERKPLPRSDLRLQMIPVGPVAVFGASNFPLAFSVAGGDSASALAAGCPIVVKAHPAHLGTSELVGRAIQEAVAECGLPAGVFALVIGVGNAVGEALVAHPAIKAVGFTGSRGGGVALMNIAARRREPIPVYAEMSSINPCFVLPGALATRAEAIANGFVDSLTLGVGQFCTNPGLVVVLDGPHRQAFVDAASKALEKKGAQTMLTAGIASAYRDGVKRRAGVEGVTRVGHGASSDAQHAALPELFATTQPRFLAEPPLEDEIFGPTSLVVTCANVDEMIELAEHVEGQLTVTLQMERDDVELARKLLPTLERKAGRILANGFPTGVEVAHAMVHGGPFPATSDPRSTSVGSLAIDRFLRPVCYQDLTAELLPQAVQDDNPLNLWRLRDGTFERR; encoded by the coding sequence ATGCAGATCACGGGAGACATGCTGATCGGCGGCGGCTCGGTGCGCGGTAGCGCAGGCACGTTGCGCGCGTTCGACCCGGCCAAGAACGCGGAAATCGAGCCCGCCTTCGGCGCTGGCGATGCCGGCGACGTCGATCGCGCCTGCAAGCTGGCGCAAGCGGCGTTCGATCCGTTCCGCCAAGCGCCGCTAGAGACGCGTGCGCGTCTGCTGGAGGCGATCGGCGAGCGCATCATGGCGCTCGGCGACGCGCTCATCGAGCGGGCGCAAGCCGAATCGGCACTGCCGAAGGCGCGCCTCGAAGGCGAGCGCGCGCGCACGATCGGCCAACTCAAATTATTCGCGCAGCTCGTGCGCGACGGCCGCTGGCTCGGCGCGACGCTCGATTCGGCCATGCCCGAGCGCAAGCCGCTGCCGCGTTCCGACCTGCGTCTGCAGATGATCCCGGTCGGCCCCGTGGCCGTGTTCGGCGCGAGCAATTTTCCGCTCGCGTTTTCGGTGGCGGGCGGCGACTCCGCATCGGCGTTGGCAGCCGGCTGCCCCATCGTCGTCAAGGCGCACCCGGCGCATCTGGGCACCTCGGAGCTCGTGGGCCGGGCGATCCAAGAGGCGGTGGCCGAGTGCGGCTTGCCGGCCGGCGTGTTCGCGCTGGTGATCGGAGTCGGCAATGCCGTCGGCGAAGCGCTCGTCGCCCATCCCGCCATCAAGGCGGTCGGCTTCACGGGTTCACGCGGCGGCGGTGTTGCGCTGATGAACATCGCCGCTCGACGCCGCGAACCGATCCCGGTCTATGCCGAGATGAGCAGCATCAATCCGTGCTTCGTGTTGCCCGGCGCGCTGGCAACGCGTGCCGAAGCAATCGCGAACGGCTTCGTCGACTCGCTGACGCTCGGCGTCGGACAGTTCTGCACGAATCCGGGGCTCGTCGTCGTACTCGACGGTCCGCATCGGCAAGCGTTCGTCGATGCCGCCTCGAAGGCGCTCGAGAAGAAGGGCGCGCAAACGATGCTGACGGCCGGTATCGCGAGCGCTTACCGCGACGGCGTGAAGCGGCGTGCGGGCGTCGAGGGCGTGACGCGTGTCGGCCACGGCGCGAGCAGCGACGCTCAGCATGCGGCGCTACCCGAGTTGTTCGCGACGACGCAGCCGCGTTTCCTGGCCGAGCCGCCGCTCGAAGACGAAATCTTCGGGCCGACCTCGCTCGTCGTGACCTGTGCGAACGTCGACGAAATGATCGAATTGGCCGAGCATGTGGAAGGCCAGTTGACGGTGACGCTGCAGATGGAGCGCGACGACGTCGAGCTTGCGCGCAAGCTGTTGCCGACGCTCGAGCGCAAGGCCGGCCGCATTCTAGCGAACGGGTTCCCGACGGGCGTCGAAGTGGCGCATGCGATGGTGCACGGCGGCCCGTTTCCGGCCACGTCCGATCCGCGCTCGACGTCCGTGGGCTCGCTCGCGATCGATCGGTTCTTGCGGCCCGTCTGTTATCAGGATTTGACGGCCGAATTGTTGCCGCAGGCCGTGCAGGACGACAACCCGTTGAACCTCTGGCGCCTGCGCGACGGCACGTTCGAGCGTCGCTGA
- the folE gene encoding GTP cyclohydrolase I FolE, translating to MKEGSRAKKAGQASQRGKRAGASAVAPVRPSRSEAEDAVRVLLRWAGDDPAREGLLDTPGRVVRAYEEFFEGYSHDPREILARTFSEVDGYDEMVVLKDIRFESYCEHHMVPIIGRAHVAYLPDHRVVGISKLARLVDAFAKRLQIQEKMTVQIADTLNEILQPKGVGVILEAAHQCITTRGVHKPGVQMVTSRMLGSFRDDPSTRREFLAIVGSSGGLGIPNA from the coding sequence ATGAAGGAAGGATCCCGAGCGAAGAAAGCCGGCCAGGCGAGCCAACGCGGCAAACGAGCCGGCGCCTCGGCCGTGGCGCCGGTGCGGCCATCGCGCAGCGAAGCGGAAGACGCGGTGCGCGTGCTGCTGCGCTGGGCCGGCGACGATCCCGCACGCGAAGGCCTGCTCGATACGCCCGGGCGCGTCGTGCGCGCCTATGAAGAATTCTTCGAAGGCTACTCGCACGATCCGCGCGAGATTCTCGCCCGGACGTTTTCGGAGGTGGACGGCTACGACGAAATGGTCGTGCTCAAGGACATCCGCTTCGAAAGCTATTGCGAGCATCACATGGTGCCGATCATCGGCCGCGCGCACGTGGCTTATCTGCCCGATCATCGCGTCGTCGGCATCTCGAAGCTCGCGCGGCTCGTCGACGCATTCGCGAAGCGCCTCCAGATTCAAGAGAAGATGACGGTGCAGATCGCCGATACGCTCAACGAAATCTTGCAGCCCAAAGGCGTCGGCGTGATCCTCGAAGCCGCCCATCAGTGCATCACGACACGTGGCGTGCACAAGCCCGGTGTGCAAATGGTGACCTCGCGCATGCTCGGCTCGTTCCGCGACGATCCGTCGACTCGACGCGAGTTCTTGGCTATCGTCGGCAGTTCGGGCGGGCTGGGCATCCCGAACGCCTGA
- a CDS encoding short chain dehydrogenase, whose amino-acid sequence MKIVVIGASGTLGQAVCAELKQRHEVIEVGATRGDYHVDATNLPSVERLFHEIGRVDAVVTTIGKVHFGPFHEMTADQFWIGLRDKLMGQVNVVLAAQHHVNDGGSFTLTSGILAEEPIREGINATTVNLALEGFVRGAAIELPRALRINLVSPTVLEESLDVYAPYFRGFEGVSARRAALAFCKSVEGAQTGRVYRVGD is encoded by the coding sequence ATGAAAATCGTCGTGATCGGGGCGAGCGGCACGCTCGGCCAAGCCGTTTGCGCAGAGCTGAAGCAACGTCATGAGGTGATCGAAGTGGGCGCGACGCGCGGCGACTATCACGTCGACGCAACGAACTTGCCGAGCGTGGAGCGTCTGTTCCACGAGATCGGTCGCGTCGACGCAGTCGTTACCACGATCGGCAAGGTGCATTTCGGGCCATTTCACGAAATGACGGCCGACCAGTTCTGGATCGGCCTGCGCGACAAGCTGATGGGCCAAGTCAACGTGGTGCTGGCCGCCCAGCACCACGTCAACGACGGCGGCTCATTCACACTGACAAGCGGCATTCTGGCCGAGGAGCCGATCCGCGAGGGCATCAACGCGACCACCGTGAACCTCGCGCTCGAAGGGTTCGTGCGCGGCGCGGCGATCGAACTGCCACGCGCGCTGCGCATCAACCTCGTCAGCCCAACCGTCCTCGAAGAATCGCTCGACGTCTACGCCCCGTATTTTCGCGGATTCGAAGGCGTCAGCGCGCGCCGCGCCGCGCTTGCGTTCTGCAAAAGCGTGGAAGGCGCGCAGACGGGCCGCGTCTATCGCGTGGGAGATTGA
- a CDS encoding IS5 family transposase gives MKRQIGFAEAESRGAKRVTKRQRFLAEMDKLVPWPRLLSAIEPYYPKGKRGRPPIGLERMLRIYFLQQWYGLSDEGLEDALYDSIAMRAFAGIDLAVEDVPDATTLLKFRRLLVEHDLTRKLFDEIGISLCERGLLMKEGTLVDATIIEAPPSTKNAENSRDPEMHQTKKGNQWHFGMKAHIGVDADSGLVHSLVGTSANVTDVSQAHALLHGHEREAFGDAGYTGVEKRDEMRGKAVQWRVAVKRGKIKAMRDGALKDLLIQVERTKAQIRARVEHPFHVVKNLFRHRKVRYKGLAKNTAQLFSLFALANLVIAKSQLNSIHGQSPSCV, from the coding sequence ATGAAGCGACAGATCGGTTTTGCAGAAGCGGAAAGCCGTGGCGCGAAGCGCGTAACCAAGCGGCAACGCTTTCTGGCGGAGATGGACAAGCTTGTCCCATGGCCACGTTTGCTGTCGGCGATCGAGCCGTACTACCCGAAGGGCAAGCGAGGCCGACCGCCGATTGGCTTGGAACGTATGCTGAGGATCTACTTCCTGCAACAGTGGTACGGGCTGTCGGACGAAGGGTTGGAAGACGCGCTGTACGACAGCATTGCGATGCGTGCGTTTGCCGGCATCGATCTGGCGGTCGAGGACGTGCCGGATGCGACGACGCTGTTGAAGTTCCGCCGCCTGCTGGTCGAGCATGACTTGACGCGCAAGCTGTTCGACGAGATCGGCATTTCGCTGTGCGAACGCGGGTTGCTGATGAAGGAAGGCACCTTGGTGGATGCGACGATTATTGAGGCGCCACCGTCGACCAAGAATGCCGAGAACAGCCGTGATCCTGAGATGCATCAAACGAAGAAGGGCAATCAGTGGCACTTCGGCATGAAAGCGCACATCGGCGTCGATGCCGACTCGGGTCTGGTGCACAGCCTGGTGGGTACATCGGCCAACGTAACGGACGTATCGCAAGCGCACGCTCTGTTGCACGGGCACGAGCGGGAAGCGTTTGGTGATGCTGGCTACACGGGCGTTGAAAAGCGCGACGAGATGCGCGGCAAAGCGGTGCAATGGCGCGTGGCTGTCAAGCGCGGAAAGATTAAGGCAATGCGAGACGGGGCGCTGAAGGATTTGCTGATCCAGGTGGAGCGAACCAAAGCGCAAATTCGCGCCCGGGTCGAGCATCCGTTTCATGTCGTCAAGAATTTGTTCCGCCACCGCAAGGTCCGCTATAAAGGCCTAGCCAAGAACACGGCGCAACTGTTCAGCCTCTTCGCCTTGGCCAATCTGGTGATCGCAAAGAGCCAGTTGAACTCGATACATGGGCAAAGTCCGTCATGTGTATGA
- a CDS encoding c-type cytochrome, producing MKKPPRMATDLLLLTLPAVLAIAMGSARHHAAPAAQVRAPADAALLARGKNVAEAAHCARCHTAPNGGAPFAGGLRMVSPLGPVEASNITPDPRYGIGRYTYEDFDRAVRRGVAPGGKVLNPAMPYPEFSKMSDNDLRALYAYLMQRVAPVAKPTEPPEPTDVASSQHPPPYPS from the coding sequence ATGAAAAAGCCACCGCGTATGGCAACCGATCTGCTCCTGCTGACTTTGCCTGCCGTCCTCGCCATCGCGATGGGCAGCGCGCGACACCACGCGGCTCCCGCGGCACAGGTGCGCGCCCCCGCCGACGCAGCGTTGCTCGCGCGCGGCAAGAATGTTGCCGAAGCAGCCCACTGCGCGAGATGCCATACGGCCCCGAACGGCGGTGCGCCGTTTGCCGGCGGGCTCCGCATGGTTTCGCCGCTCGGCCCCGTCGAGGCGAGCAACATCACGCCCGATCCGCGCTACGGCATCGGCCGTTACACCTACGAGGATTTCGATCGCGCCGTACGGCGCGGCGTCGCACCCGGCGGCAAGGTGCTCAATCCCGCGATGCCTTACCCCGAGTTCTCGAAGATGTCGGATAACGACTTGCGCGCCCTCTACGCCTATCTGATGCAACGCGTCGCACCCGTCGCCAAGCCGACTGAGCCGCCCGAGCCGACCGACGTCGCATCCTCGCAGCACCCGCCGCCGTACCCGTCTTAA
- a CDS encoding Nramp family divalent metal transporter, giving the protein MNDTPVSERERSLSARTTSQVHEALAGRRRGARLLLPFAGPAVVVSVAYMDPGNLATNLQAGAGYGYALLWVVLFANGAAMLFQAVSARLGVATGLSLAKLCARRLSPPVVLAMWVVSEIAAMATDLAEFLGGAIGFSLLARIPLIVGMAITAVLTWALLSLQRRGFRPIELAIGALVGLIAVAYVAQLVFVSTPWRPVLRGMFVPLLPDREALVVCAGIVGATIMPHALFLHSGLTGERIVPRTEDERAKLVRYANAEVIIALTVAGLVNMGMVVMACGAFHGGHREVTEISAAYRTLTPLFGSMAAGLFLTSLMASGISSSVVGTMAGQMIMQDFLGVSLPLWLRRLVTMVPSFVVVALGCGVTRALVLSQVVLSFAVPVPMLALIGFASSRAVMGDHRLGPAMVLLTLVVFVVVVAMNIVLLAQTWPSF; this is encoded by the coding sequence ATGAACGACACGCCGGTGTCGGAACGCGAACGCAGTTTGAGCGCGCGCACGACGTCGCAAGTTCACGAAGCGCTCGCCGGGCGCCGGCGCGGCGCGCGTTTGCTGTTGCCGTTCGCCGGCCCGGCCGTGGTCGTGTCGGTGGCCTACATGGACCCCGGCAATCTGGCGACGAACTTGCAGGCAGGCGCCGGCTATGGCTACGCGTTGCTATGGGTCGTGCTGTTCGCCAATGGCGCGGCGATGTTGTTCCAGGCCGTCTCGGCGCGGCTCGGCGTCGCGACCGGGCTGAGTTTGGCCAAGCTGTGCGCGCGCAGGCTATCGCCGCCCGTGGTGCTTGCGATGTGGGTCGTGAGCGAGATTGCGGCGATGGCGACGGATCTTGCCGAATTCCTCGGCGGCGCGATCGGGTTTTCGCTGCTTGCGCGGATACCGCTCATCGTCGGCATGGCGATCACGGCGGTCCTCACCTGGGCATTGTTGTCGCTGCAAAGGCGCGGCTTTCGTCCCATCGAACTCGCGATCGGCGCGCTCGTCGGCCTCATCGCCGTCGCCTACGTTGCACAACTCGTCTTCGTGTCCACGCCGTGGCGGCCGGTGCTGCGTGGCATGTTCGTCCCGTTGCTGCCCGATCGCGAAGCGCTCGTCGTATGCGCGGGCATCGTCGGCGCGACCATCATGCCGCACGCGCTCTTCCTGCATTCGGGCCTGACCGGCGAGCGCATCGTCCCGCGCACCGAGGACGAGCGCGCCAAGCTCGTCCGCTATGCGAACGCCGAGGTGATCATCGCGCTGACCGTCGCCGGGCTCGTGAATATGGGTATGGTCGTCATGGCATGCGGTGCGTTTCACGGCGGGCATCGTGAGGTGACGGAAATCAGTGCGGCCTACCGTACCTTGACGCCGCTGTTCGGGTCGATGGCAGCGGGGCTCTTTTTGACTTCGTTGATGGCGTCGGGTATTTCGAGCTCGGTCGTCGGCACGATGGCGGGGCAGATGATCATGCAGGATTTCCTCGGCGTATCGCTGCCGTTGTGGCTGCGGCGCCTGGTGACGATGGTGCCCAGCTTCGTCGTGGTTGCGCTGGGGTGCGGCGTGACGCGGGCGCTGGTGCTGAGCCAAGTCGTCCTGAGCTTTGCCGTGCCGGTGCCGATGCTCGCCCTGATCGGCTTTGCGAGCAGCCGCGCCGTTATGGGCGATCATCGTCTGGGCCCAGCTATGGTGCTGCTGACCCTCGTCGTATTCGTCGTCGTCGTGGCGATGAATATCGTGCTGCTTGCGCAGACCTGGCCGTCTTTCTAA